A single genomic interval of Flavobacterium sp. N2820 harbors:
- a CDS encoding SRPBCC family protein: MNLESPKVNVPKSAEYLFNALNDVKNFEKLMPENIAKFEVIDENCFEFGLKGMPEIKLVKKGGTPNSQIVLGAASSKLPFTLTGNLNAIDADNTEVQLDFEGDFNPMMAMMIKGPISKFIETLAQNMGKL, encoded by the coding sequence ATGAACTTAGAAAGTCCAAAAGTAAACGTACCAAAGTCAGCTGAATATTTATTCAATGCTTTGAACGACGTAAAAAATTTCGAGAAATTAATGCCTGAAAATATCGCTAAATTTGAAGTAATTGACGAAAATTGCTTTGAATTCGGATTAAAAGGTATGCCAGAAATTAAATTGGTGAAAAAAGGCGGCACTCCAAATTCACAAATCGTTTTAGGAGCGGCTTCAAGTAAGTTGCCTTTTACCTTAACTGGAAACTTAAACGCAATCGATGCGGATAACACAGAAGTACAATTAGATTTTGAAGGTGATTTCAACCCAATGATGGCAATGATGATCAAAGGACCAATTTCAAAATTCATTGAAACATTGGCTCAAAATATGGGAAAATTGTAA
- a CDS encoding CCC motif membrane protein gives MNKQKLPSEQAVMILGLISYIGCCCTNGFLGLFLSGIGIYLANKSEKLLITNPDDFLPGNMKTWKIVNIVSFAISAIFVLIFIYLKATGKDVEFQEQYMEMLEEMQKGR, from the coding sequence ATGAACAAACAAAAACTACCTAGCGAACAAGCTGTAATGATTTTAGGATTAATCTCATACATAGGTTGTTGCTGTACAAATGGATTTTTAGGATTATTTCTTTCTGGAATCGGAATTTATTTAGCTAACAAGTCTGAGAAACTATTGATAACAAATCCTGACGATTTTTTACCTGGAAATATGAAAACATGGAAAATTGTAAACATAGTAAGTTTTGCAATCAGTGCTATCTTTGTACTTATATTTATTTATTTGAAAGCAACAGGAAAAGATGTAGAATTTCAAGAACAATACATGGAAATGTTAGAAGAAATGCAAAAAGGACGATAA
- a CDS encoding oligosaccharide flippase family protein, with protein sequence MGIVIKQSIKNTIITYIGFGIGAINTLFMYGQFLGDTFYGLVGFILSAANIMMPLMAFGVHNTLVKFYNEYETEEKKSQFLTFVLVLPLLIILPVSLIGYFGYHEIAELLSQKNPIVYNYVWQIPVIGLCMGYFEIFYAWVKVHLQSVYGSFVKEVLLRILISIFLFAVYFDVISPQQFVFALMGIYFLSLLAMFLYAMKVKTPRFHLVFPDNAKAVLTYCFFIILSGSVATLLLDVDKFMLNFYINIDNIAFYSVAIFIATVIAVPSRAMHQITYPITAKLMSDNKHDELNELYKKSSITLQVIGGLILVGILVNINELYSVLPAGYSEGIAVVFLIGISKYFDLVLGNNNAIIFNSKYYQAVLFLGLFLVFLTVSLNMIFIPLYGLNGAAIATLISITLYSLAKLLFVVLKMKLFPFTKNTVVALIITILSFVVFYYWDFNFHPFVNILLKSVLVTLFYVGLSYYLKISSDINFVIASVFKKFLK encoded by the coding sequence ATGGGAATTGTCATCAAACAATCGATTAAAAACACCATCATTACCTATATTGGTTTTGGAATTGGTGCGATTAATACCTTGTTTATGTATGGACAATTCTTGGGTGATACCTTTTATGGTTTGGTCGGATTTATTTTATCGGCGGCCAATATTATGATGCCTTTGATGGCGTTTGGCGTGCACAATACGTTGGTGAAATTCTACAATGAATATGAAACGGAAGAGAAAAAATCGCAATTTCTAACGTTTGTTTTGGTTTTACCTTTGTTGATAATTCTTCCTGTAAGTTTGATTGGTTATTTCGGATATCATGAAATTGCCGAATTATTGTCCCAAAAAAATCCAATTGTATACAATTATGTATGGCAAATTCCAGTAATAGGACTTTGTATGGGCTATTTTGAAATTTTTTATGCCTGGGTAAAAGTACATTTGCAATCGGTTTATGGCAGTTTTGTGAAAGAAGTTTTACTTCGAATTCTAATTTCGATTTTCTTATTTGCAGTTTATTTTGATGTGATTTCGCCTCAACAATTCGTTTTTGCGTTGATGGGGATTTACTTTTTATCGCTCTTAGCTATGTTTTTATATGCGATGAAAGTCAAAACGCCACGATTCCATTTGGTTTTTCCTGACAATGCGAAAGCGGTTTTAACGTATTGTTTCTTCATTATTTTATCGGGAAGTGTGGCAACTTTACTACTTGATGTGGATAAATTTATGCTAAACTTTTATATCAATATCGATAATATTGCTTTTTATTCGGTTGCTATTTTTATTGCGACTGTGATTGCGGTTCCAAGTCGTGCCATGCATCAAATTACCTATCCAATTACGGCTAAATTAATGAGCGATAACAAACACGACGAGCTGAATGAGTTGTACAAAAAATCTTCGATTACGTTACAAGTTATTGGGGGTTTAATTTTAGTTGGTATTCTGGTTAATATCAATGAATTATATAGTGTTTTACCAGCTGGATATAGTGAAGGAATTGCTGTGGTTTTTTTGATTGGAATTTCAAAATATTTTGATTTGGTTTTAGGAAATAATAATGCGATAATTTTTAACTCAAAATATTATCAAGCGGTATTATTTTTAGGCTTGTTTCTTGTTTTTCTGACGGTTTCTCTAAATATGATATTCATTCCGCTCTATGGCTTGAATGGCGCTGCAATAGCGACGTTAATTTCAATTACGTTATATAGTTTAGCAAAGCTTCTATTTGTGGTGCTTAAAATGAAGTTATTTCCGTTTACAAAAAATACTGTTGTTGCTTTGATAATCACAATTTTAAGTTTTGTGGTGTTTTATTATTGGGATTTCAATTTTCATCCTTTTGTAAATATTCTACTAAAATCCGTTTTAGTGACCCTGTTTTATGTTGGATTGAGTTATTATTTAAAGATTTCTTCGGATATTAATTTTGTGATTGCTTCTGTTTTTAAGAAATTTTTGAAATAA
- a CDS encoding DUF2752 domain-containing protein → MEERMLPCMNKQLFGIECPGCGTQRAIAFLLEGEFYEAFKIFPAIYTLVFFFAILLLHFIDRKRNYSKWIATLAVINGLIMIISYLIKML, encoded by the coding sequence ATGGAAGAACGTATGTTGCCATGTATGAATAAACAACTTTTTGGAATCGAATGTCCAGGTTGTGGTACACAAAGAGCAATTGCTTTTTTACTGGAAGGTGAATTTTATGAAGCCTTCAAAATCTTCCCTGCAATTTACACATTAGTCTTTTTTTTTGCGATTCTATTGTTACATTTTATAGATCGCAAAAGAAATTATTCAAAATGGATTGCAACATTAGCAGTTATTAATGGTTTAATAATGATTATATCTTATCTAATAAAAATGCTTTAA
- a CDS encoding glycosyltransferase family 4 protein produces MQPTKKILIISYYWPPAGGPGVQRWLKFVKYLPDFNIEPHVYIPKNPTYPLIDEKLLSEVSDKATIIRQPIFEPYGLASIFSKNKTKKISSGIIPNQKKQSFVEKAMLWIRGNVFIPDARVFWVKPSVKFLKEYLQEHQIDTIITTGPPHSLHLIGLQLKKELNITWLADFRDPWTTIGYHKQLKLSSWSAKKHKDLEKEVMTTCDQLLVTSPTTKTEFESITSKPIEVITNGYDTEKVNKKTLDEKFTLAHIGSFLSARNPRILWKALKELIKENPEFKKHFQLKLIGAVSAEVLQAIQEFKLHKYVNHLGYLPHNEAIIEQRSSQVLLLIEIDSEETKCIIPGKLFEYMVSERPIIAIGPENADFAQIIKETNTGTFFKYDELEALKTQILICFEQFQQNNLKVYPVGLQQYSRKSLTEKLAKLLNSKF; encoded by the coding sequence TTGCAACCAACCAAAAAAATACTCATCATATCATATTACTGGCCACCAGCAGGAGGTCCAGGTGTACAACGTTGGTTGAAATTTGTCAAATATTTACCTGATTTTAATATTGAACCGCATGTTTATATTCCTAAAAACCCAACGTATCCTTTAATTGACGAAAAACTATTAAGTGAAGTTTCAGATAAAGCAACAATTATAAGACAACCGATTTTTGAACCTTACGGATTGGCTTCAATTTTTTCAAAGAATAAAACCAAAAAAATCAGTTCTGGAATTATTCCGAATCAAAAAAAGCAATCGTTTGTAGAAAAAGCAATGCTTTGGATTCGTGGCAACGTTTTTATTCCTGATGCACGCGTTTTTTGGGTGAAACCTTCGGTTAAGTTTTTGAAAGAATACCTCCAAGAACACCAAATCGATACGATAATTACGACTGGTCCACCGCACAGTTTACATTTGATTGGTTTACAGTTAAAAAAAGAACTAAATATCACTTGGTTGGCCGATTTTCGTGATCCTTGGACTACAATTGGATATCACAAACAATTAAAATTAAGTTCGTGGTCAGCCAAGAAACATAAAGATTTGGAGAAAGAAGTCATGACGACTTGTGATCAACTTTTAGTAACTTCACCAACCACAAAAACCGAATTTGAATCCATTACTTCAAAGCCAATTGAAGTGATTACGAATGGTTATGACACGGAGAAAGTGAATAAAAAAACATTGGATGAAAAATTCACTTTGGCACACATTGGTTCGTTTTTATCAGCCAGAAATCCAAGAATTTTATGGAAAGCACTGAAAGAACTAATCAAAGAAAATCCAGAATTCAAAAAACATTTCCAATTAAAATTAATAGGAGCGGTGAGTGCCGAAGTACTTCAGGCAATACAAGAGTTTAAGTTGCATAAATATGTAAATCATTTAGGTTATCTACCACACAATGAAGCGATTATAGAACAACGAAGTTCGCAAGTTTTGTTACTTATCGAAATTGATTCAGAAGAAACGAAATGCATTATTCCAGGGAAATTATTCGAATATATGGTTTCGGAGCGACCAATTATCGCTATCGGACCTGAAAATGCTGATTTTGCTCAAATCATAAAAGAAACCAATACGGGAACTTTCTTCAAATATGACGAATTAGAAGCGTTAAAAACACAAATTCTAATCTGTTTTGAACAATTTCAACAAAATAATTTAAAAGTATATCCTGTTGGTTTACAACAATACAGCAGAAAATCGTTAACTGAAAAGTTAGCCAAACTTCTGAATTCTAAATTCTAA
- a CDS encoding cysteine desulfurase family protein: protein MRKVYLDNAATTPIHPEVITAMLSVLQNDFGNPSSTHSFGRSAKTLLESSRKSIAKLLNAQASEIIFTSSATEASNWILTSAVKDLGIKRIITTKIEHHATLHTLVHLAKEFGIQVEYIAILPNGNIDYQDLASKLLSDVPTMVSLIHVNNEIGTILDIKRVSDLCKYAKALFHCDTVQSVGKINLDVQELGIDFLVASAHKFHGPKGIGFAYLKKNSMLQPMIFGGEQEKGMRAGTEAVHQVVGMAKALELAYEHLEKDTNYISDLKNYCFSELKKVFPEVKINGENTFYNLLNVQLPLSEEKTSMLLFTLDMKGIAVSRGSACQSGSIKPSHVLAEFLSPEEAKKPSLRISFSHFNTKEDIDLLVEALKTA, encoded by the coding sequence ATGAGAAAAGTGTATTTAGATAACGCCGCAACCACGCCTATTCATCCAGAAGTTATTACTGCGATGTTGAGTGTACTTCAAAATGATTTCGGGAATCCATCTTCAACGCATAGTTTTGGGAGAAGTGCCAAGACTTTGTTAGAATCTTCACGAAAATCGATTGCTAAATTATTAAATGCACAAGCTTCCGAAATTATTTTCACATCAAGTGCCACCGAAGCTAGCAATTGGATTTTGACCAGTGCTGTTAAAGATTTGGGAATAAAACGCATTATCACCACTAAAATCGAACATCATGCTACGTTGCACACCCTCGTACATTTAGCAAAGGAATTCGGAATTCAAGTGGAATACATTGCTATTTTACCAAACGGAAACATCGATTACCAAGATTTGGCTTCGAAATTATTGTCAGATGTACCAACAATGGTTTCGCTTATACATGTAAATAACGAAATAGGAACGATTTTAGACATCAAACGCGTTTCAGACTTATGCAAGTATGCGAAAGCGCTTTTTCATTGTGATACGGTGCAATCTGTCGGAAAAATAAATTTAGATGTACAAGAGTTAGGAATTGACTTTTTAGTGGCTTCTGCGCATAAATTTCATGGTCCAAAAGGAATCGGGTTTGCGTATTTGAAAAAGAATTCCATGCTACAACCGATGATTTTTGGAGGAGAGCAAGAAAAGGGCATGCGTGCTGGGACCGAAGCTGTACATCAAGTCGTAGGAATGGCAAAAGCGTTAGAATTAGCTTATGAACATTTAGAAAAAGACACCAATTACATTTCCGATTTAAAAAATTATTGCTTTTCGGAATTAAAAAAAGTATTTCCTGAGGTGAAAATTAACGGAGAAAATACGTTTTATAACCTTTTGAATGTCCAATTGCCTTTATCGGAAGAAAAGACATCAATGTTGTTATTTACCCTAGATATGAAAGGAATTGCCGTTTCTCGCGGAAGTGCTTGCCAAAGCGGAAGCATTAAACCATCGCACGTTTTAGCCGAATTTTTATCACCAGAAGAAGCTAAAAAACCAAGTTTACGCATCTCATTCAGTCATTTTAATACCAAAGAAGACATTGATTTGTTGGTTGAAGCGTTAAAAACTGCATAA
- the pyrE gene encoding orotate phosphoribosyltransferase, with the protein MIFNNNTAQQTAELLLQINAIKLNSKNPFTWASGWKSPIYCDNRIILSFPAVRNYIRDEFAKHIEEKFGKPDVIAGVATGAIGIGILVAEAMGLPFVYVRPEPKKHGRQNQVEGFLQKGQNVVVVEDLISTGGSSLLAVEALRNEGANIKGMAAIFTYGFPVSKERFEAANLDVFTLSNYENLLQKAVDKQYVSENELETLSAWNANPAEWNVEV; encoded by the coding sequence ATGATTTTTAATAACAACACAGCACAACAAACAGCCGAATTGCTTTTACAAATAAACGCAATTAAATTAAATTCTAAAAATCCTTTTACGTGGGCTTCAGGCTGGAAGTCACCAATTTATTGTGATAACCGCATAATCCTTTCATTTCCAGCGGTTAGAAACTATATTCGCGATGAATTTGCCAAACATATTGAAGAAAAATTTGGCAAACCCGATGTAATTGCAGGCGTTGCAACTGGCGCAATTGGCATTGGTATACTTGTTGCTGAAGCAATGGGACTGCCTTTTGTATACGTTAGACCAGAACCAAAAAAACACGGAAGACAAAATCAAGTGGAAGGTTTCTTGCAAAAAGGACAAAACGTGGTAGTCGTAGAAGATTTAATTTCAACTGGAGGAAGCAGTTTATTAGCAGTTGAAGCTTTACGAAACGAAGGAGCAAACATCAAAGGAATGGCAGCGATTTTTACGTATGGTTTTCCCGTTTCTAAAGAACGATTTGAAGCAGCCAATTTGGATGTTTTCACACTAAGTAATTACGAAAATTTATTACAAAAAGCGGTTGACAAACAATATGTTTCAGAAAATGAATTAGAAACATTAAGTGCTTGGAACGCAAATCCAGCAGAGTGGAACGTGGAAGTTTAG
- a CDS encoding Smr/MutS family protein: MTQKFEIGDKVEVLDEAISGIVVAVKNNEISIETTDKFTMTFFVNELVKINNSSTLSGFFSTQSLSSVLKDKEAPKKRSFVKEKKSRKEDFVLEVDLHIEKLVSSKRGMSNYDILTLQIETAKRQLDFAIKNRMPKVVFIHGVGEGVLKADLDFLLGRYDNISFQDANYQKYGLGATEVYIKQNVK; the protein is encoded by the coding sequence ATGACACAGAAATTTGAAATAGGAGACAAGGTTGAAGTTTTAGACGAAGCCATTTCGGGCATCGTAGTTGCGGTTAAAAATAACGAAATTTCTATTGAAACTACCGATAAATTTACGATGACATTTTTTGTCAACGAATTAGTTAAGATAAACAATTCCAGTACTTTAAGCGGTTTTTTTTCAACTCAAAGTTTAAGTTCGGTTTTAAAAGATAAAGAAGCTCCAAAAAAGCGCAGTTTTGTTAAAGAAAAGAAATCTCGCAAGGAGGATTTTGTATTAGAAGTTGATTTGCATATTGAAAAATTAGTTTCTTCAAAACGTGGCATGAGCAATTACGATATTTTAACTTTACAAATAGAAACAGCAAAAAGACAACTCGATTTTGCTATCAAAAATCGAATGCCAAAAGTGGTGTTTATTCATGGTGTTGGTGAAGGTGTTTTGAAAGCCGATTTAGATTTTTTATTGGGTCGTTATGACAACATTTCGTTCCAAGATGCAAACTATCAAAAGTATGGTTTGGGAGCAACTGAAGTATACATTAAGCAAAATGTGAAATAA